The Tatumella ptyseos genome segment TCTCACCTAACGCAATATCACAGGCTATTATCTGCCGAGACTGACTTTCTGTATAATGGATAATATCGTTAGGCGTGCAGCGTTGATCCGTCACCGTCTGCAACTGTTGAAGCGCCCGATTCAGTCCACAGTGGCGCCCCTCGGTTAGCGCCTGTTCCGCCCCTGGCTGAGAAAGCAAGGTTTGCAGTGCTTCTCCCTCAACGCTTATGGGGGAAGTACTCAGCAAAGAAAGTATTGTTTTTACCTGCTGGTTAATCACGTCTATTGTGGTGTCTGTTACAGCAGCAACCTCTGTAGCAGACTGGCAACGCCGCCGCGCACATTGTGCATGGCTAATTTCCGGCGGTGCAGTAGTGATAATAGTCATAACGTGTATCCTTTTATTCGTACTGAAAAGCGTGACCTTCTCGGTGACTAGGGAATGTTAGGTACGATCAGCCATAGCAGAGAATGCACTACTATTCGCCATCATTGTCCCTGATAACGTATTACTCAGCGCTGATTTTGCTTCAGCATTTTTCTTGGCAACTTGTCCATGAGTACTGGCTAGCTCATTATTAATATCTCGGTCAGTTCTTGCCAGCTCTGCCTCTTTTTGTTGGGTCGCTGCTGAAACGCTAAAGGCCCCCTCTACCAGTCCCTTACCAGCATGAATTGCTTGGTTAGCATAGTCTGACGTAAGCCGAACTTTCGCTGTCTTTAGTTGAACAGAACTATGCTCATCATGTTTAAGCCCACTAGCATGCATACTCTGCGCAGGAGTCCGACTCACTGATGGCTCGACTGCACTACCTCGACGTTGTTGAAGAGTATTTCCCTGCCCGTTAGCAAGGGTTTCTACCTGCTGTTTAGCCCCGAGTTCGAGGCTTCTTGCCGCCCGTAAATTCTGTGTGATGGATTTCGCTTCACTCCCTAATGCTTTGATAGAACGTAGCGTCGTGATGCCTTGACCGACACTACTTAGCGTGCCTGAGGTAATAGCTCCTGTTAAATTTCGTCGAGCAGACTCAACTGTATTTTCTCCGGACCTTAGGGCCGCAGTCACACTACGAATTGAGGCTTGGGCTGCCTGTATTGTTGCCGTGCGATCAGCATCGATCAGTACTTTGGTCAAAATATTACTTACCGCAACCAGATTCATTGGTCCCGAAACATTGATGAACGCTGGCGTGGAGGACGTTACTACCGAAATACCCGAGCCTTCCTCTGGGGCTAACGGTAGGTGAACTGGGTCCACTGACATCCTCTCTCCGGTAGGCGGAAGCCTCTTCACCGTAGAACTGACGTTGTCAGATCTTTGCTGGATAAATGGTGGCGATAACAGCATGCTAACTAGGGCAGCTAAGCGCTCAAACTTAGTTTCACCTTCATCTGATACACCGGTTAATAATGAAAGTCGTTCTATTTGTGGAGCGGTGAGAATAGGTCGATGGTCATCATTCACCCACCGCTTGTTAGCTTGCATTAGAGGGCTGATTCCCACATCCAAAGCCAACTGAGTGATCCCCTGTGAGGTTATCTGTTCTGTCGACATAGCCGTTTGATGGCGACTATTCACTTCATTAATAGCAGTAGCCGATACACGGGATGTATCATTCCCAACAGAGGGTTGGATAAGCATTGTCATAAAATCTCCTTCTTAGGTATCACTACCTCAAACATTAAATGGCAACATTGCGTAGGTGTTCAGTTAACGACTTCCCTGCCCGTAATTGATTTTCAGCAACAATTGCGATGTTTTTTATTACTTGCTGGGTTGTCTCAATGCGATAACTGAACGTATTAAGAACGCGCTCCATCATCTCATTGAGTAAATTTTGTATCTGAAGCGTATTAAGCAGCTGAGCACGTATTTTCGCAGCCTCAACGCCCTTATCGGCGACGAGTATCTCCCCTGTGACTTGCAAGGTTGAATTCAACATTCGAGCACCGGTTAAGGCTGTTTCTGAGTAATTAACCACTTTCGCTAGGTTAAGTTCATCGACTCCCCAACCTCGTCCTATTCCCTGACTGATTCGCTTCATGACCTGCCCTAGAGAACTGTTAACCAAACGCTGGATCGTGGTGTTCGCGACTGAATTCGTCACCTTATCGGTCACTGCTTCTGCAAGGTCTTGCGTGACAGTCTTGGCAACGTTTTTAGCTACACTCTTGCTGGCCTCTTCTGCTACCTCAACTCCTAGCTTTTTCATAAGGGCCCCGAAAATTTTACTCATTACACTCCCCGCAACCATTACGCCAGCAATGAGTATGGCTCCCGCAGCCACCGCCCCAAAAATTTGTCCGGCCATGACTGCGCTATTATGATCGAGCCCCATCCCCTGCAGAATATCGGTGAAGAATTGCCCTACCGTTTCCATAAGGGGTTTTATCACAGCCTCCATTACCGGCTGTATCATATCCGCCATAAAAGAGTTCCCCGTTACTGCATAACTAATTTCGTCACCAACTGCCAGAGCTAAGCCCACTCCCGCTAACGCCAGAGAGGTTCCCCCTGTGAAAGCTGCTGCAGTAAAGCTGATTGCCGTTATCACCCAGCCGACTATTTTTCCCACGCAGCCCATTGTTTTCTGCATTTCTTCCGCTTTGCGTACCTGTTCATCAAACTCTTTAACCTTGTTTGCTGCATCTTTGGCTGACGCTTCGGCCAGTTTTTGTTTTAATTCGGCAGAGGCTTTCAATTCATCGCTTGCACTTGTCTCCACGAGTTTTGCGATGAGCGCCATCAGAAAGGTGAGCGTCGTCGACTGCTCATTGGCTTGTTTCCGATAGGTTTCAATGGCATTAATTTGTTGAACAGACAGGGAATCGAGTAATCCCTGAGCCTGTGTATGGAGAGACTGCAAAGTAGCCTTCAATCCCTGTTCTCGCTGAATCGCTGGTGTCAGTGAGGTTGACGTAAAATCCGCCAAGCGATGGTGAGCCTTTTCTAGGCGAGCCTGTGCAGTGGCTACGTCTTGCTTAGCCGCTTCTCGCTGTTGTTGTCGTTCAACAAGGCTTTGTCCAAGTTGAACGACCTCTGTGAGTAAAATATTATACTTTTGCTCAGCCGTGGCTAAAACCGATTGCGCTTGAGCCACCCGTTGCGATAACGCATCAGCCTCAGTTTGCATCGCGCTACGCACCTCAACCGCACTCGCCCACTTCATGCTCTGAGTTTCACATTGCGTCACAAGAGATGAATAGGTCTTGCTACTCCCCTGCATCGCGGCTTGGTAACTGTGGAGTTGAGACGTTAAGTTAGTAAGAGAAGTTTCCGTTGAAAGCTGAGAAATTTTACCCATCAACTCAATTAGGGTTGCCGACGCAGAGCGCTTCGTCGTCTCATTACCGCTTAACTGCCCCTCCCCCCTACCTTGTGGCGGCGCCAAATAAGGGATTTCTTGTAGATCACCTCTTGCAGTGTGAGCGCTATCTCCCATCGATTGCTGAACTTCTGTTAGTAAGGTCAAAAGCTGTTCTGGTTTTACCGACTGAATAGCTTCCTTCACACTCTGTAGCTGAGGATATTTTAGATAATGGCCATTACCGAGGCGACGAGATAAGTCAAATGCTCTTCTTAATTTTTTGTTATCGACTTCAATGGCTAACGAATTTGAAAATCCCTCACTACCATTAATTCGTGGATTCATTATTCCCCCACCTTCACCTATTCAGGATCCTGAATATCGTTGTTAGCTAATTTAGATAACGCTGAAAGATACGCCGTCGCTTTATGACGTAACCTTTGGTCGCTACACCGTTCGTTGACTATCTCGAAACATCTCTTGGCTTGAATGACTTGGCGGAGCATAAGGTTACACTGGCCTGCATAGAGCATCGGACGGTAATCTTCTTTCGACAGAGAGTAAGCTAACGCATAAAAATCGATAGCTTTGCTGTAACTTTTTTTTAATTGTAATACTGCTGCAAGCCCCATCGGATATTCCGAATTATAAAAATCATAAATACAGAGAAAACGGAATAATGACTCGGCATCATCGAGATTGCCCCGTTGGTAGGCCTCATAAGCTAATGTATAAATATCTTGCATCGTGTCATTCGACACACCCTGTACATCCTTCAGCGTCGCACCATTTTGAATCACTTCTATAAGGCTATTAGAGTACCTTTCAATTTCTTCATCGCTCTCATTTAGTTCCTCGCAATGGAGAAAATTAGCAGGAATTTTATTTTCCACTTCTTTAATTTACCTTTTAATTTTTATATAAACGAAAATAAACTCAACGGACGACTGCGTTACTTTACAAAGGCTCTGGTTAGGTTAATATCAAAAAAACGCACTTCTTGTAGTGAAAATAACAAGTCCAGAATTGATATTAATTAATTCTCACCAATTCCGGCGGCCTCGACTTGACGAAGCCAAATAAGAATATCCATCACGTCGAATAACACTTCATCGTTCATTAAGATAAAACTGTGTTGTCGATAATTAGCGTAGAGCTTACGGGCCAGCGGGATATTTCTAACTACGGGTACTCCCGTTTTTTCCGCATAAGCAATAACAGCTTGGGCTTTGCGATGGGTACAACGTATCGCAATAAAAGGAAGTGAAGCGACCTCGGGGTTAAAATAAATCGCGATAGCAATATGAGTAGGGTTAGCCATAACTACTTCAGCATTTCTCACGGCAGCCATTTCCTCACCAGAGAGAAGTTCTTGATGAGCTTGTCGCCTAGTACTTTTAATCAGTGGATGCCCTTCACTCTCCTTATACTCCTGTTTTACTTCATGCTTATCCATCTTAAGCTCCTTAAAATAGAGCAAATATTCAACGATGAAATCAGCGACTAAAATAAAAACCGAATAGCCAATATAGGTTAGTATCGCGTTAACCAATAGTGCCCGCCAACAAGTTACTAAACCGCTAAGATCCGTTTGGTAGAGACTTAATGCTTGGCGTAAATCATGGGAAATTAGGCTATAGCAGGTCAGTATCAGAATGAATAAATAACAGATGGATTTCACGCACTCTTTCACCGTTCGCAGACTGAAGAGTTTTTTTACTCCTTGTATGGGATTGAGCGCGTTGAAATGGAGTTTTATTGCCTTTATCGCAATGGTGAAACGGGTCTGACACAACGTCATCCCATAGCCGACAACGGCACAGAGTCCAATAAAGGGTAATGAGAGTAAAAAGAATAGACGGGTCAGTTCAAGTAAAAAATCATTCATCCCCATGGTATCTTGAGCGAGTACCGTTGTATAAAAGCTAATAAAATCTCTAAAACTCATTAGCTTTGCAATATAAGCGGTCCCTATCAAGAGAATGATTGTTGTAGTCAGATCTTTGCTCTTAAAGGTCTGCCCCTTTTTCGCCGAATCTTTACGCCGCTTAAGGGTCGGTTTTTCTGATTTTTCTGCCACGGTTCCCCCTACAAGATAAAACCCTGAAAACTATCGAGGGAAAAAAGGGGCAGGTTTTTCTCTGTCATCGCTTGGAAGCCATAAAGAGCAAATATGACAAAGGCGATAATACTTTTCAACGTTAACGAGAGCGAAAAAGGGTTCAATTGCGGGCAGTAACGAGCGAATAAGCCGAGGAGCATTTCAGCCACCATCATCACCACCATTACTGGAGCGGCTAACATGAGGCCATTTTGCATGACTATCTGTACACACTGTCCCGCATATTCCCAGCGGATCCCCTCTACAGAACTACCTCGTGGCAACAGCTTATAGCTTAAACACAACATATCAATCAGCCGTAGCATGCCACCACTGGCAAAAAAGAACGCCCCAAACGTAAAGCTTAGAAAACCCGATAAAACAGAACTTTGTGTACCATTGACGGGATCAATACTGTCGCTAAGGGTAGCCCCACGTTGGTTATCGAGGATTTCTCCTATAGTGATGGCAATCCAGAAGGGAATACAGAGGGTCAATGCTAAGAGTAGACCGATAACAGATTCTTTCACGATCAGCAGAAACACGCCTTGTCCCTCGCTTATAACCGTCTCGAAGCAGGGCCATAACCCAATAATTGTTAGGGAAATCACTGTATTTTTTATAATTAGATTCGATAAGACTCGTTCACCTAATACAGGCAAGAAATAAAAAACGATAGCCAAACGCGCATAGACCGTTAAAAACGTTAATACATTATGCTGGAAATTAAGATAGTGCATAAGAGCATACATAGTTTATCCGTTTTAGTGGAAAGCCATAAAAAACGCTTGGGTAGAAAAGTTGATCATCTCAGTGGAAAACCACTCAAGTAATAGAAATAGGCTGGCAAAAACCGCGATCATTTTTAAGCCAAAAGGTAAAGTTTGTTCTTGGATTTGCATCACAGTCTGAAATAAGCCCACAAGAATGCCGACAACCGTGGCGAAACCGATAGGAATCGCCGTTAGTTTGAGAACAATGAGCAGTGCGGAATGGCTCATAAAAAGGATCTCGTTCATGAAGTTATCAGTTCTGCATATTGCGAGATCAATCCTTTAGTGAGTAAGCTCCAACCATCCATTGACACAAAGAGGATTAATTTAACTGGGATGGAAATCGTGACTGGGCTCATCATCATCATACCTAAGGCCAATAAGATGCTGGAGATCACCATATCAATCACGACAAACGGTACATAAAGATAAAAGGCTATCTTAAAAGCGCTTTGGATCTCACTTAGTGCATAGGCAGGCATCAGGGTAATTAGCGGCAAATTAACCAGTTCGGGATCATCGTGTTCGGCTTCTGACGAGTCAAATTGCTGCTGCTGAACACGATTAAAATAGTGAATGAGCGCTTTATCCGAGTAACGTACCAAATATTCTCGATAACCCTCCATTCCCTCATCCATTAATTTCGTTATTGATGTGCTGTGATTGAAGTCGAGTTGGTGGACGTCTATATAGTTGGCGACACGTTGGCATACCGGCATCATGACGAAGGCGCTCAAAATAAGCGCGATACCATTCAAGGTTAAATTCGATGGAACCTGCTGAATACCTAGAGCGTTTCGTACCATAATTAAGACGATAGAAAATTTAATAAAACAGGTTCCCCCAGCGATGATGAAGGGAAGTAAAGAGAAAAATGACAGTATCGCCATTAACGAAAGATCATTATTGATCATCGAAATGTTCCCTCTCATTCATCAAACTCTGACGAATATGATTAACCTCTACGGCAAGTGGCCCATTTTCCAAGGCAACCAATTCCCCGCAGGCGAATAATTTTCTATTAATGAATACCTTAATCTTCTGCTCTACGCCGGGAGCTAGGGTTAATCTCGCCCCCACCTGAATCTCTTCAAGTTCAGCGAGAGTCACCGTTTGGCTATCAAGTACAAATTCAATCTCTACCGGTAGGCTGCCCCAATCATCTAAAGACTCGTCATCTTGACGATAAGCTTCTTGCTGTCCATTACACTGATGTTCCACGATAACCTCCTTGTTCGAAAAATTACGAAATCGGTTTAGGCGCCGTTCTCCCACGACTAGAAAGGCATCCGAGCGTTTAATTAATAGTAAGTCCCCAAGGGTGATATCCATCAACTCGGTAAGACGTAGTTGACTGGAACCGAGAACAAAGCGCAGCTGAAAAGGAATTTTTCTCTTCATCTTCCACCAATCATGTCGCTTCTGTTCAGAAACAGGCCAATCGAGACAATGCAAAGTACAGGGACGCGCTACCAATAACAGCGATTTTTCAGGCAACGGTGTGGGACAAGGACGAATATCTACAACCTCCCAGTATTGCTCTTCAATCCAAAAGTGCAGTTGACGTTTCTTAAGCCAAGGAAGTAAGTGACACAAAGGGACTTCCTGCCAAGGTAGTTCAGGAAGTTGCTCTATCATTTCATTTAGCCAGAGGTCGACATCTAGCAAGGCCTGAGCACGAACATTTTGCGCAGATCGAAGTACTAGGCAGACAAATCGTGTCTGAGAGCCGAGCGCTACAATCTCACTGCCCTTATGCTGCTTGAGTAAAGCTAACAAAAGCGGAGGCTGGTTTTCTATTTTCCGAAGATAGCTGCATAAACTCATTCCTGATCCTCATCCTGCTGAGGCAGATATCTAGACTGCCGGGAATTATCCTTGTCCTGCTCTGGATCTAATAACCGTGAGGAAAACCCATTTAACTGGTTGAGATGCTTCGAGAGGATCTCAGCGGAGTGACTGTCAGAAGGTAATAAGGTGATTTTTTTTCCCTGCCCATTCTGCAAAGGCATCGTAATGTTTACGGAGTGCTCACCAGGCCAACGTTGAAAAACATAGTTAACCTCTAACCTATTTTGTTCGGTTTTTAGCTTCAGCGATGTTTGGAGGGGATGAAGACGATTCAGTTGCTGAGCTGTTAGGGAGAATGTATCAGAGTCCTCTCGGAGGTTAGGTAAAGATATTATCGGAAGCATAGGCGGTAGTACGCTGGTCGGAAACGAGATCTGCGTAGCTTGCTCTGTAGAGGGACCAGAGGCCATTTGAGAAGGTTCATCTTCCCTGCCATGCGGTACACTTGAATGAGCCTTTATTGCAACTCCCTTGGGAGTACGCCCTGCAATACCCAGCGTTAACGATGATACTGTAGAATCTTTAGCGATAAGCGGCGGTGTGAATAAATTGGATTTTTTACCGCGACACTCATCCTCCTCTTTAGGTTGAATAATCAGTGAATGATTTTCTTGAGAAGCAGAGTCGTCCGCAGCGGATAGGGTTCCGTTGAGTATATTCATCGCGTGGAGATCATTTCTCGAGGATAATATCGCTGATACAGCAATAATTTCAGGAAAAGGGTCAGGCTCCAATTTTTTTATTTTTTTATTTATCCATTGCTGAAAACTGTTAATTCCTAACGCTTCTTCAAAATTTATTTCGGTATAACTTTTTACTTTATTTATATTCATCACCATAGATAACGCTCTCCATTATGTCATTATCCGCCAAGTTATCTTTTCGCCGAAGATATTCTCGACGATGAGACCGTAAATAATTATCAACCCGATAAATTTTCTTACCCACCCTTAAAAACGATAAACGTTGCTTTTTTATAAACTGCTCAAGGTTATATCTTTCCTCTATTAACTCATTCATTTTAATTAATAAAGATTGCTGATGAGTCAGTATTACCCCTTGTTCTCTTAGCTTTTCATACATATCTTTTTGAGATAATCGTCCAGAAGGAATTATCGACTTAAGCTTTGCTGCGAGCTGATCCAATTGTTGTTGGTATCGCGCTTGCGTGCCGACCATAATGGCTAATTGGTATTCGAGATCTGCAAGATCATTTTTCAAAACGTTTTGTTGACGTTCAAGGAGACAAATAATCTCCTTACTTCTCCGCCAGACATTCATAGAGTTTCTCTAAACAGGTTCTTTTATTCGACCGCTCCATAAGCTCTTGTTTAAGGAAAAGCTGCATAGCCGATTTTCTATCAAGTGCCGCATCATTTTCTGAGTTCTCCCCCCGGCGATATTCCCCAAGATCCAAATAGAGCTGCATGCTTTGCTGCGTTGACCAATCTTTGCGAAATTGCCCCGCAAGCTGTTGATGAGCGATATCGGTAACCTCAGAAAAGACACGGCTAATACTCTGCATAATATCGATCGCAGGATAGTGCCCCTGTGCCGCCAATTTTCGACTTAGGTAAATGTGGCCATCGAGTATAGAACGGACTTCATCACCGATAACATCTAACTCCTCCTCATCTTCAATCAGCACCGTATAAAAGGCGGTAATTGATCCGGTGATAAAACAGCCAGGGCGTTCAAGCAATTTAGGTAAGGCGTCAAAAACAGAAGCAGGGTAGCCTCGCCGGGCAGGCATTTCGCCCATACTTAACGCGACATCTCGAAGTGCTCGCGCATAACGGGTTATCGAATCGATGAATAACAGAACGCTTTTCCCTTGATTACTAAAATACTCAGCCACTGTCGTCGCTATCTGGGCGGCATTACAACGCTCAACGCTGGAGCTGTCAGAGGTCGCATAGATAAGAATAATTCGATTTCGACGAGGGGAAGCGCGCAGTTCTTTTACAAACTCAGTGACTTCTCTGCCACGTTCACCAACAAGGCCAATCACATAGATGTTTGCCTCCGACTGTTCAACAATCATACGCATCAGTGACGTTTTTCCGCAGCCCGCTGCCGCGAAAATCCCTATACGCTGCCCAACTCCACAGGTTAACAATCCATCTATCGCCCTGACTCCTGTTATTAAGGGCTCGTTGATCGGTTTGCGATGGGTAAAATCACGTGGAGGTTGCACGGTATCCACTGACGTTGAGCCGCTTTGCGTCTGAAGAGGTGCCTCATCTAAACGTCCCCGTAGGGTTCCCGTCGCATCCATAATTGCTCCCGCGAGGGTATCGTCAACGTTAATACGAAAGGGTTTACCCGTAGGGATGATGATGTTCTCACGCGAGAATCCCCGGTTATCAGTGAATAGACTTAAAAAGGTCTGTGTGCGAGTAAAACCTATAACTTGGGCATACCCCAATATTTCCGTCTCTACCAGCGATTTTTGAATCTCGCAAATCTCACCAATTTGTGTTTTAGGTAAATGAGCTTCCACCACACTGCCCTGTATACGCAAAGGGTGGGCGAGAGAAACTAAACATTTTTCGACCACGTTCCCTCCATTAAATCAGTACGGCCCGATAGTCCTGTAACACGATAAGATATTTATCAAGGAGCGATAAAAACGTATCAGGAGAATGCAAATATTGCTCCTTTACTTGAGCTCGTAATTCGAGCCTATTGTGCACAGAATATAAGCATGGCTGGCCCGCAATGAAATACTCTTCCTCATAGGTCATCATCAAAGGAAGCAGATCAGCGCTACAGTAATGAAGAGAGTGCGGAAGGCTCTCCATCACAGTGGCCCAAATCCATACTCCATCATTCTCCTGCGTAAGATGAATAGCCGGAATATCCGCTTTCATCGTGAGCGATATAGTGCTGTGATGACGAAGAGGAGTATCCAACATAGTGCTCAGGCCAGCACTATCCAAAATAGAAGTGATTAAACTCACTATGTCGTATTTCATTAATCAAGATATCCTAACTGTCCAAAGAGCCAATAATCTCAATATCTATCTCGGAGGCAACATCGCCATAGGAAAGGACTTCCATGTCCGGATAGCTTCCTTCAATAAGTTTTTTCACAAAGCGCCGAATATCGACTGACACCAGTAAAACAATGTCACGCGCATTAATACCGTTATCCCCAAGAGAGCGTTGTAAGCGATTAAGAATAAGCTCGGTATCGGGGGGAGTAAGGTTAATAAATGTTCCCCCGGACGTTTGGCGTATTCCCGCACGTACCACCGACTCCATCTCATGAGACAGCACCAATACTCTGATCCGCCCCTCTATCGCAAAACGATTTGATATATAGCGAGATAGAATCCCGCGCACATGTTCAACCAACATGATGGGATCTTTTTCTTTCGGTGCCCACTGCACCAATGCTTCGAGAATTAAGCGCATATTACGAATTGAAATAC includes the following:
- the sctE gene encoding type III secretion system translocon subunit SctE; protein product: MNPRINGSEGFSNSLAIEVDNKKLRRAFDLSRRLGNGHYLKYPQLQSVKEAIQSVKPEQLLTLLTEVQQSMGDSAHTARGDLQEIPYLAPPQGRGEGQLSGNETTKRSASATLIELMGKISQLSTETSLTNLTSQLHSYQAAMQGSSKTYSSLVTQCETQSMKWASAVEVRSAMQTEADALSQRVAQAQSVLATAEQKYNILLTEVVQLGQSLVERQQQREAAKQDVATAQARLEKAHHRLADFTSTSLTPAIQREQGLKATLQSLHTQAQGLLDSLSVQQINAIETYRKQANEQSTTLTFLMALIAKLVETSASDELKASAELKQKLAEASAKDAANKVKEFDEQVRKAEEMQKTMGCVGKIVGWVITAISFTAAAFTGGTSLALAGVGLALAVGDEISYAVTGNSFMADMIQPVMEAVIKPLMETVGQFFTDILQGMGLDHNSAVMAGQIFGAVAAGAILIAGVMVAGSVMSKIFGALMKKLGVEVAEEASKSVAKNVAKTVTQDLAEAVTDKVTNSVANTTIQRLVNSSLGQVMKRISQGIGRGWGVDELNLAKVVNYSETALTGARMLNSTLQVTGEILVADKGVEAAKIRAQLLNTLQIQNLLNEMMERVLNTFSYRIETTQQVIKNIAIVAENQLRAGKSLTEHLRNVAI
- the sicA gene encoding type III secretion system translocator chaperone SicA yields the protein MENKIPANFLHCEELNESDEEIERYSNSLIEVIQNGATLKDVQGVSNDTMQDIYTLAYEAYQRGNLDDAESLFRFLCIYDFYNSEYPMGLAAVLQLKKSYSKAIDFYALAYSLSKEDYRPMLYAGQCNLMLRQVIQAKRCFEIVNERCSDQRLRHKATAYLSALSKLANNDIQDPE
- a CDS encoding EscU/YscU/HrcU family type III secretion system export apparatus switch protein; this encodes MAEKSEKPTLKRRKDSAKKGQTFKSKDLTTTIILLIGTAYIAKLMSFRDFISFYTTVLAQDTMGMNDFLLELTRLFFLLSLPFIGLCAVVGYGMTLCQTRFTIAIKAIKLHFNALNPIQGVKKLFSLRTVKECVKSICYLFILILTCYSLISHDLRQALSLYQTDLSGLVTCWRALLVNAILTYIGYSVFILVADFIVEYLLYFKELKMDKHEVKQEYKESEGHPLIKSTRRQAHQELLSGEEMAAVRNAEVVMANPTHIAIAIYFNPEVASLPFIAIRCTHRKAQAVIAYAEKTGVPVVRNIPLARKLYANYRQHSFILMNDEVLFDVMDILIWLRQVEAAGIGEN
- the sctT gene encoding type III secretion system export apparatus subunit SctT — protein: MYALMHYLNFQHNVLTFLTVYARLAIVFYFLPVLGERVLSNLIIKNTVISLTIIGLWPCFETVISEGQGVFLLIVKESVIGLLLALTLCIPFWIAITIGEILDNQRGATLSDSIDPVNGTQSSVLSGFLSFTFGAFFFASGGMLRLIDMLCLSYKLLPRGSSVEGIRWEYAGQCVQIVMQNGLMLAAPVMVVMMVAEMLLGLFARYCPQLNPFSLSLTLKSIIAFVIFALYGFQAMTEKNLPLFSLDSFQGFIL
- the sctS gene encoding type III secretion system export apparatus subunit SctS, which produces MNEILFMSHSALLIVLKLTAIPIGFATVVGILVGLFQTVMQIQEQTLPFGLKMIAVFASLFLLLEWFSTEMINFSTQAFFMAFH
- a CDS encoding EscR/YscR/HrcR family type III secretion system export apparatus protein, producing the protein MINNDLSLMAILSFFSLLPFIIAGGTCFIKFSIVLIMVRNALGIQQVPSNLTLNGIALILSAFVMMPVCQRVANYIDVHQLDFNHSTSITKLMDEGMEGYREYLVRYSDKALIHYFNRVQQQQFDSSEAEHDDPELVNLPLITLMPAYALSEIQSAFKIAFYLYVPFVVIDMVISSILLALGMMMMSPVTISIPVKLILFVSMDGWSLLTKGLISQYAELITS
- a CDS encoding FliM/FliN family flagellar motor switch protein, which gives rise to MSLCSYLRKIENQPPLLLALLKQHKGSEIVALGSQTRFVCLVLRSAQNVRAQALLDVDLWLNEMIEQLPELPWQEVPLCHLLPWLKKRQLHFWIEEQYWEVVDIRPCPTPLPEKSLLLVARPCTLHCLDWPVSEQKRHDWWKMKRKIPFQLRFVLGSSQLRLTELMDITLGDLLLIKRSDAFLVVGERRLNRFRNFSNKEVIVEHQCNGQQEAYRQDDESLDDWGSLPVEIEFVLDSQTVTLAELEEIQVGARLTLAPGVEQKIKVFINRKLFACGELVALENGPLAVEVNHIRQSLMNEREHFDDQ
- a CDS encoding SpaN/EivJ family type III secretion system needle length determinant: MVMNINKVKSYTEINFEEALGINSFQQWINKKIKKLEPDPFPEIIAVSAILSSRNDLHAMNILNGTLSAADDSASQENHSLIIQPKEEDECRGKKSNLFTPPLIAKDSTVSSLTLGIAGRTPKGVAIKAHSSVPHGREDEPSQMASGPSTEQATQISFPTSVLPPMLPIISLPNLREDSDTFSLTAQQLNRLHPLQTSLKLKTEQNRLEVNYVFQRWPGEHSVNITMPLQNGQGKKITLLPSDSHSAEILSKHLNQLNGFSSRLLDPEQDKDNSRQSRYLPQQDEDQE
- a CDS encoding type III secretion system protein, which gives rise to MNVWRRSKEIICLLERQQNVLKNDLADLEYQLAIMVGTQARYQQQLDQLAAKLKSIIPSGRLSQKDMYEKLREQGVILTHQQSLLIKMNELIEERYNLEQFIKKQRLSFLRVGKKIYRVDNYLRSHRREYLRRKDNLADNDIMESVIYGDEYK
- the sctN gene encoding type III secretion system ATPase SctN, which produces MVEKCLVSLAHPLRIQGSVVEAHLPKTQIGEICEIQKSLVETEILGYAQVIGFTRTQTFLSLFTDNRGFSRENIIIPTGKPFRINVDDTLAGAIMDATGTLRGRLDEAPLQTQSGSTSVDTVQPPRDFTHRKPINEPLITGVRAIDGLLTCGVGQRIGIFAAAGCGKTSLMRMIVEQSEANIYVIGLVGERGREVTEFVKELRASPRRNRIILIYATSDSSSVERCNAAQIATTVAEYFSNQGKSVLLFIDSITRYARALRDVALSMGEMPARRGYPASVFDALPKLLERPGCFITGSITAFYTVLIEDEEELDVIGDEVRSILDGHIYLSRKLAAQGHYPAIDIMQSISRVFSEVTDIAHQQLAGQFRKDWSTQQSMQLYLDLGEYRRGENSENDAALDRKSAMQLFLKQELMERSNKRTCLEKLYECLAEK